A window from Vigna angularis cultivar LongXiaoDou No.4 chromosome 7, ASM1680809v1, whole genome shotgun sequence encodes these proteins:
- the LOC108337986 gene encoding BURP domain protein RD22 isoform X2, with protein MQLTVATNAALSPEFYWKSMLPTTSMPKAITDLLHPDWKEEKESAVDVGNGGVNVGVEKGNQGQGGGTDVNVGGGNGGVIVHTEPKGKPVHVEVGPHSPFDYNYAASETQLHDDPNVVLFFLEKNLHHGTKLDLHFSQTSNLEATFLPRPVADSIPFSSIKVNDILHRFSIKAGSDEAQVVKNTISECEGPITIGEEKRCVTSLESMVDFATSKLGNNIDAISTRVGKESEWQQYKIAPGVKKLAEKCVVCHKEKYPYAVFYCHKSDSTNAYSVPLEGADGSRAKAVAVCHTDTSNWNPKHLAFQLLKVQPGTVPVCHFLPQDHVVFIPK; from the exons ATGCAGCTTACTGTGGCAACTAATGCTGCATTATCTCCAGAATTTTACTGGAAGTCCATGCTTCCCACCACATCAATGCCCAAAGCCATCACTGATTTGCTACATCCTG ATTggaaggaagagaaagagagcGCGGTAGATGTAGGGAATGGTGGTGTAAATGTTGGTGTAGAAAAGGGAAACCAAGGACAAGGAGGTGGCACTGATGTTAATGTTGGTGGAGGAAACGGTGGAGTGATTGTACACACTGAACCAAAGGGAAAGCCGGTGCATGTTGAAGTGGGACCACACTCTCCATTTGATTACAATTATGCAGCCAGCGAAACCCAATTACATGATGACCCCAATGTGGTACTCTTCTTCTTGGAAAAGAACTTGCATCATGGAACCAAATTGGACTTGCACTTCTCTCAAACATCTAATTTAGAGGCCACATTCTTGCCTCGTCCTGTGGCTGATTCCATACCCTTTTCTTCAATCAAGGTCAATGACATATTGCACAGGTTCTCCATCAAGGCAGGATCAGATGAGGCTCAAGTGGTGAAAAACACCATCAGTGAGTGTGAAGGGCCTATCACCATAGGAGAGGAAAAGCGTTGCGTGACTTCCCTTGAGTCCATGGTTGATTTCGCCACTTCCAAGCTTGGGAATAATATTGATGCTATCTCCACAAGAGTGGGAAAAGAGAGCGAATGGCAACAATACAAAATAGCACCAGGAGTTAAGAAGTTGGCTGAGAAGTGTGTTGTGTGCCACAAGGAGAAATACCCATATGCAGTGTTTTATTGTCACAAATCAGATAGCACTAATGCCTACTCTGTCCCATTGGAGGGTGCTGACGGAAGCAGGGCCAAAGCAGTTGCAGTGTGTCACACTGACACGTCAAATTGGAATCCCAAGCATTTGGCCTTCCAACTGCTCAAAGTTCAACCAGGAACTGTGCCTGTCTGTCACTTCCTCCCTCAGGATCATGTTGTCTTTATTCCTAAGTAA
- the LOC108337986 gene encoding BURP domain protein RD22 isoform X1 — protein MEFHILPIIITFLMLTVATNAALSPEFYWKSMLPTTSMPKAITDLLHPDWKEEKESAVDVGNGGVNVGVEKGNQGQGGGTDVNVGGGNGGVIVHTEPKGKPVHVEVGPHSPFDYNYAASETQLHDDPNVVLFFLEKNLHHGTKLDLHFSQTSNLEATFLPRPVADSIPFSSIKVNDILHRFSIKAGSDEAQVVKNTISECEGPITIGEEKRCVTSLESMVDFATSKLGNNIDAISTRVGKESEWQQYKIAPGVKKLAEKCVVCHKEKYPYAVFYCHKSDSTNAYSVPLEGADGSRAKAVAVCHTDTSNWNPKHLAFQLLKVQPGTVPVCHFLPQDHVVFIPK, from the exons ATGGAATTTCACATTCTTCCTATCATTATTACTTTTCTCATG CTTACTGTGGCAACTAATGCTGCATTATCTCCAGAATTTTACTGGAAGTCCATGCTTCCCACCACATCAATGCCCAAAGCCATCACTGATTTGCTACATCCTG ATTggaaggaagagaaagagagcGCGGTAGATGTAGGGAATGGTGGTGTAAATGTTGGTGTAGAAAAGGGAAACCAAGGACAAGGAGGTGGCACTGATGTTAATGTTGGTGGAGGAAACGGTGGAGTGATTGTACACACTGAACCAAAGGGAAAGCCGGTGCATGTTGAAGTGGGACCACACTCTCCATTTGATTACAATTATGCAGCCAGCGAAACCCAATTACATGATGACCCCAATGTGGTACTCTTCTTCTTGGAAAAGAACTTGCATCATGGAACCAAATTGGACTTGCACTTCTCTCAAACATCTAATTTAGAGGCCACATTCTTGCCTCGTCCTGTGGCTGATTCCATACCCTTTTCTTCAATCAAGGTCAATGACATATTGCACAGGTTCTCCATCAAGGCAGGATCAGATGAGGCTCAAGTGGTGAAAAACACCATCAGTGAGTGTGAAGGGCCTATCACCATAGGAGAGGAAAAGCGTTGCGTGACTTCCCTTGAGTCCATGGTTGATTTCGCCACTTCCAAGCTTGGGAATAATATTGATGCTATCTCCACAAGAGTGGGAAAAGAGAGCGAATGGCAACAATACAAAATAGCACCAGGAGTTAAGAAGTTGGCTGAGAAGTGTGTTGTGTGCCACAAGGAGAAATACCCATATGCAGTGTTTTATTGTCACAAATCAGATAGCACTAATGCCTACTCTGTCCCATTGGAGGGTGCTGACGGAAGCAGGGCCAAAGCAGTTGCAGTGTGTCACACTGACACGTCAAATTGGAATCCCAAGCATTTGGCCTTCCAACTGCTCAAAGTTCAACCAGGAACTGTGCCTGTCTGTCACTTCCTCCCTCAGGATCATGTTGTCTTTATTCCTAAGTAA